The following are encoded together in the Choristoneura fumiferana chromosome 4, NRCan_CFum_1, whole genome shotgun sequence genome:
- the PCID2 gene encoding PCI domain-containing protein 2: MNMSIGTLNQYIQHVERAFRTAQGDVLARLFSLRDDHVGNRSLRSSDIATLVDGNCVAPLDDIVIAHLLCVRALFMKDYMEAFNYQSSCVASVVRLLQNQKEENWSLPLMYTVCLDLRLVAQKAEGCSIQSNGKIMEKAADSLLACFRVCAADNRSSDIDTKRLGMLNLVNQLLKVYFRINKLHLCKPLIRAIDSSPFKDHFPLAQQITYRYFVGRKAMFDSDYRSADEFLTFAFQKCHYKSSKNKRLILTYLVPVKMLLGFMPARDLLQKYDLMQFWDLVSAVKNGDLRGIDRVMEEHEIFFIRAGIYLIVEKLKITAYRNLFRKVYLAEGNHQIDIASFQAALQLMGHDDVDADETQCIVANLIYDGKIKGYISYQHKKVVVSKANAFPPLSSLY, encoded by the exons atgaacatgTCAATTGGCACTCTCAACCAGTACATTCAGCACGTAGAACGAGCCTTCAGAACTGCACAGGGCGATGTCCTAGCACGCCTGTTCTCGCTACGAGATGACCATGTGGGGAATAGGAGTCTCCGCTCCAGCGACATAGCGACGCTTGTCGACGGCAACTGCGTGGCTCCATTGGACGATATTGTGATAGCTCACTTATTATGTGTCAGA GCTCTATTCATGAAAGACTACATGGAAGCATTTAACTATCAAAGCTCCTGCGTGGCATCGGTGGTGCGTCTCCTGCAGAACCAGAAGGAAGAGAACTGGAGTCTGCCGCTTATGTACACAGTGTGCTTAGACTTGCGATTGGTGGCGCAAAAGGCGGAGGGGTGTAGTA TCCAGAGTAATGGCAAAATCATGGAAAAGGCTGCAGACAGCTTACTGGCATGCTTCAGGGTTTGTGCAGCCGACAACAGATCTTCCGATATTGACACAAAGAGACTAGGCATGTTGAATCTTGTCAACCAACTGCTTAAAGTCTACTTCCGTATCAACAAATTACATTTGTGCAAGCCACTCATAAGAGCTATAGACTCTTCTCCATTCAAAGATCACTTCCCACTAGCTCAGCAAATCACATACAGATATTTTGTGGGCCGTAAAGCAATGTTTGATTCAGACTACCGCTCAGCTGATGAATTCCTGACGTTTGCATTTCAAAAATGTCACTACAAGAGCAGTAAAAACAAAAGACTGATCCTGACATATTTAGTGCCAGTTAAAATGCTTCTTGGTTTCATGCCAGCCCGGGATCTTCTACAAAAGTATGACCTTATGCAGTTCTGGGATTTGGTTTCGGCAGTTAAAAATGGCGATTTAAGAGGCATTGATAGAGTAATGGAGGAACatgaaatattctttattagAGCTGGTATTTACTTGATTGTGGAGAagttaaaaattacagcatatAGAAATTTGTTCAGGAAAGTGTACCTGGCTGAAGGTAATCATCAAATTGATATTGCAAGCTTCCAAGCAGCTTTACAGTTGATGGGGCACGACGACGTGGATGCTGACGAAACCCAGTGTATAGTGGCCAATCTTATATATGATGGAAAAATCAAAGGGTACATTTCGTACCAACATAAAAAAGTAGTAGTCAGTAAGGCGAATGCGTTCCCGCCGCTTTCTAGTCTTTACTAA